Proteins encoded in a region of the Mycolicibacterium neoaurum genome:
- the eccB gene encoding type VII secretion protein EccB, whose translation MAGFRLTTKVQVSGWRFLLRRVEHAIVRRDTRMFDDPLQFYSRAVMCGVVIAVVICIGAALLAYFKPLGKRGSDTLLVDRTTNQLYVMVPGSDSIRPVYNLTSARLVLGNAATPSAVKSEELNRMTKGQPIGIPGAPYATPVGAPTSTWSLCDNVIKPESVAPQVETSALVMPLAIDASVGPLRPNQGVLVTYQNLTWLVTADGRHAIDMADRAVTSAVGIPVTARATPISEALFNALPNVGPLKLPAVPGAGAPNSLGLAPNLVIGSVFRTLNNDVEQRYVVLADGVAKVNGTTSAALRATNSFGLITPPSVEASDVASIPEQVFVSPLPDEPMDIRLRADAPTLCWSWQRDPGDQGPRQTVISGRHLPVPPTRMNSGIDQISGNATVYIDGGQYIRLQSPDPRYGESLYYIDPQGVRYGLPNEDTASSLGLSGPLTAPWQVVSWLIDGPVLSKQAALLEHDTLPPSPNPRKVTGELAAPAGAAAPAAGVPAPAPGGNLPAQAPGSPLPPEGAGG comes from the coding sequence ATGGCAGGATTCCGGCTCACCACCAAGGTCCAGGTCAGCGGCTGGCGCTTTCTTTTGCGTCGCGTCGAGCACGCGATCGTGCGCCGCGACACCCGCATGTTCGACGACCCGCTGCAGTTCTACAGCCGGGCGGTCATGTGCGGGGTCGTGATCGCCGTCGTCATCTGCATCGGCGCTGCATTGCTGGCGTACTTCAAACCGTTGGGCAAACGCGGCTCGGACACGCTGTTGGTCGACCGCACCACCAACCAGCTCTACGTCATGGTGCCCGGATCCGACAGCATCCGGCCGGTCTACAACCTGACCTCCGCGCGGTTGGTGCTCGGTAACGCCGCCACCCCGTCGGCGGTCAAGTCCGAAGAGCTCAACCGGATGACGAAGGGTCAGCCGATCGGCATTCCTGGTGCCCCGTACGCCACCCCGGTGGGCGCGCCGACCTCGACATGGTCGCTGTGCGACAACGTGATCAAGCCCGAGAGCGTCGCACCCCAGGTGGAGACGTCGGCGTTGGTGATGCCCTTGGCCATCGACGCCTCGGTGGGTCCGTTACGCCCGAACCAGGGTGTGCTGGTCACGTATCAGAATCTCACCTGGCTGGTGACCGCGGATGGCAGGCACGCCATCGACATGGCCGACCGGGCGGTGACCTCCGCGGTCGGCATCCCGGTCACCGCGCGGGCCACCCCGATCTCGGAGGCACTGTTCAACGCCCTGCCCAACGTCGGGCCGTTGAAACTGCCCGCCGTGCCGGGTGCGGGCGCGCCCAACAGCCTGGGGCTGGCACCGAATCTGGTGATCGGCTCGGTCTTCCGGACGCTGAACAACGATGTCGAACAGCGGTATGTCGTGTTGGCCGATGGGGTCGCCAAGGTCAACGGGACCACGTCGGCGGCATTGCGCGCGACCAACTCCTTCGGGCTGATCACGCCGCCTTCGGTGGAGGCCAGCGATGTCGCCAGCATCCCTGAGCAGGTTTTCGTCTCGCCGCTGCCCGATGAGCCGATGGACATCCGGTTGCGCGCCGACGCGCCGACGCTGTGCTGGTCGTGGCAGCGCGACCCGGGCGACCAGGGGCCACGCCAGACCGTGATCAGCGGTAGGCACCTGCCCGTGCCGCCCACCCGGATGAACAGTGGCATCGACCAGATCTCGGGCAATGCCACCGTGTACATCGACGGCGGTCAGTACATCAGGCTGCAGTCGCCGGACCCGCGCTATGGCGAGAGCCTGTATTACATCGACCCACAGGGTGTCCGCTATGGACTGCCCAACGAGGACACCGCCTCATCGCTGGGACTCAGCGGACCGCTCACCGCGCCGTGGCAGGTGGTCAGCTGGCTCATCGACGGTCCGGTGTTGTCCAAGCAGGCCGCCCTGCTGGAACATGACACACTGCCGCCGAGCCCGAACCCCCGGAAGGTGACCGGCGAACTCGCCGCGCCAGCCGGTGCTGCCGCCCCAGCCGCGGGCGTGCCCGCGCCCGCACCGGGCGGCAACCTACCCGCCCAGGCTCCTGGATCACCGCTGCCGCCGGAAGGAGCAGGTGGATGA
- a CDS encoding PE domain-containing protein has translation MAHNPAVLGVGNQVIANGSRGLATGTAATAEASALLPAGAEEVSVQAVLAFASEGAQMAALNAYAQQELARAGAAYLEATGIYTTADAQAAATLS, from the coding sequence ATGGCACACAATCCCGCTGTTCTCGGTGTCGGGAACCAGGTGATTGCGAACGGATCCCGGGGTTTGGCCACCGGAACCGCAGCCACCGCCGAGGCGTCGGCGCTGTTGCCGGCCGGCGCGGAAGAGGTATCTGTGCAGGCAGTCCTGGCGTTCGCCAGTGAAGGCGCGCAGATGGCGGCGCTGAACGCGTATGCCCAGCAGGAGCTGGCGCGCGCCGGAGCCGCCTACCTCGAGGCCACCGGTATCTACACGACCGCCGACGCCCAGGCCGCAGCGACGCTGTCCTGA
- the eccCb gene encoding type VII secretion protein EccCb, producing MTLDSEPRVLREVVLDQLTTGEVRAYKMWLPPLTDPTPVNELVERDQRRPLRFGLGIMDEPRRHRQEVWGIDVSAAAGNIAIGGAPQTGKSTFLQTLVLSAAATHTPRQVQFYCIDLGGGGLMYLEDLPHVGGVATRSEPDRVNRAVAEMKAVLRQREAMFKQYRVGSIASYRQMREDPNHPAFHDPFGDVFLVIDGWPAFVAEFPDLEPVVQDLAGQGLAFGVHTIISTPRWTELKSRVRDYLGTKVEFRLGDVNETQVDRMTRDIPANRPGRAISGEKHHLMIGVPRLDGVHSATDIVPAITAAVDHIASLHTDEAPRVRVLPERIHLRELDPTPPGPDADYRTRWTIPVGIRESDLSVAYNNMQITPHLLIFGAPKSGKTTIAHAVAQAICARNSPQQVRFMLADYRSGLLDAVPQSHLLDAGAVNRNSASLEESIKALAVNLKKRLPPPDLTTAQLRARSWWTGPDVVLLVDDWHMIVAASGMVPPMTPLAPLLPAAADIGLHIVVTCQMSQAHRATMDKFVGAAFGAGSPTLFLSGEKTEFPSSEFKLKRRPPGQALLISPDGKEVVQAAYIDPPSEEVFGAPPNGG from the coding sequence ATGACGTTGGACTCCGAGCCGCGCGTCCTGCGCGAAGTGGTGCTCGACCAGTTGACCACCGGCGAGGTGCGGGCCTACAAGATGTGGCTCCCGCCGTTGACCGATCCCACCCCGGTGAACGAACTCGTCGAACGTGATCAGCGTCGGCCCTTGCGATTCGGGCTCGGCATCATGGACGAGCCGCGCCGCCACCGCCAGGAGGTGTGGGGTATCGACGTGTCGGCAGCGGCGGGCAACATCGCGATCGGCGGGGCGCCGCAGACCGGCAAGTCGACGTTCCTGCAGACGCTGGTGTTGTCGGCGGCGGCGACTCACACCCCGCGTCAGGTGCAGTTCTACTGCATCGACCTCGGTGGCGGCGGGTTGATGTACCTCGAAGACCTGCCGCACGTCGGCGGAGTCGCGACCCGTTCGGAGCCGGACCGGGTGAACCGCGCCGTCGCCGAGATGAAAGCCGTTCTGCGGCAACGTGAGGCGATGTTCAAGCAGTATCGAGTCGGCTCCATCGCGTCGTACCGGCAGATGCGCGAGGATCCCAACCACCCGGCGTTCCACGATCCGTTCGGTGACGTGTTCCTGGTGATCGACGGTTGGCCGGCATTCGTCGCCGAGTTCCCGGATCTGGAGCCGGTGGTGCAGGATCTGGCCGGGCAGGGGCTGGCGTTCGGTGTGCACACCATCATCTCCACACCCCGCTGGACCGAGTTGAAATCACGGGTCCGCGACTATTTGGGCACCAAGGTCGAGTTCCGACTCGGCGATGTCAACGAGACCCAGGTCGACCGGATGACCCGCGACATCCCCGCCAACCGCCCGGGGCGGGCGATCTCGGGGGAGAAGCACCACCTGATGATCGGCGTGCCGCGTCTGGACGGCGTGCACAGCGCCACCGATATCGTCCCGGCCATCACCGCGGCGGTGGACCACATCGCATCACTGCACACCGATGAGGCCCCGCGGGTGCGCGTGCTACCCGAACGTATCCACCTGCGCGAGCTCGATCCCACGCCGCCGGGCCCCGATGCCGACTATCGCACCCGGTGGACCATCCCGGTCGGCATCCGGGAGTCCGACCTGTCGGTGGCCTACAACAACATGCAGATCACGCCGCATCTGCTGATCTTCGGGGCTCCGAAGTCGGGTAAGACGACGATCGCGCATGCGGTGGCCCAGGCGATCTGCGCCCGCAACAGTCCGCAGCAGGTGCGGTTCATGCTGGCTGACTATCGGTCGGGCCTGCTGGATGCGGTGCCGCAGAGCCATCTGCTCGACGCCGGCGCGGTGAACCGCAACAGTGCCTCGCTGGAGGAATCCATCAAGGCGCTGGCCGTCAACCTCAAGAAGCGTCTGCCGCCGCCGGATCTGACCACCGCGCAGCTGCGGGCCCGGTCGTGGTGGACCGGCCCGGACGTGGTGCTGCTGGTCGACGATTGGCACATGATCGTGGCGGCATCCGGGATGGTGCCGCCCATGACACCGCTGGCGCCATTGCTGCCCGCCGCGGCGGATATCGGCCTGCACATCGTGGTGACCTGCCAGATGAGCCAGGCGCACCGGGCCACCATGGACAAGTTCGTCGGTGCCGCGTTCGGCGCGGGATCCCCAACCCTGTTCCTCTCCGGTGAGAAAACCGAGTTCCCCTCGAGCGAGTTCAAACTGAAGCGAAGGCCCCCTGGCCAGGCACTTCTCATCTCTCCCGACGGCAAAGAGGTCGTTCAGGCGGCCTATATCGATCCCCCCTCAGAAGAAGTGTTCGGAGCACCCCCGAACGGTGGTTAA
- the eccCa gene encoding type VII secretion protein EccCa, which produces MTTKKFTPIIKRGPRLTPGEITITPPDDLGIDIPPSGIQKALPWVMGGGMLGMIAIMIFTGIRQLSPYMLMMPLMMIMATVGFMAGGGPGGKRVPEINADRKEYLRYLAGLRTRVTTSAAAQVTFFNYHAPHPEDLLSIIGTNRQWSRQTNADFYAAVRIGVGSEPAVDRLLKPAVGGELSGPAGAPQPHLEPVSHMWLIKFLRTHGLIHDCPKLVQLRTFPTIAVGGDGARAAALLRAMICHLAVFHPPDLLQIRVLTDNPEDPDWAWLKWLPHVQHQTDTDSAGATRMVFTRPDGLADLTARGPHTADAAPSGPYVVVIDLTGGKAGFPVDGRAGVTVITLGNHRGSAYRIRLADDGTADDRLPNQTFRLVVNTADQMTPSAAGRVARKLAGWSITGTIIDKNTRVHKKVATEWHQLVGAQSVEEVTPARWRMFADTDRDRLRIPFGHELKTGDIMHLDIKEGAEFGAGPHGMLIGTTGSGKSEFLRTLILSLAATHHPDQVNLLLTDFKGGSTFLGMEKLPHTAAVVTNMEEEAELVSRMGEVLSGELDRRQSILRQAGIQVGAAGALSGVAEYEKHRERGADLAPLPTLFVVVDEFAELLQNHPDFIALFDRICRVGRSLRVHLLLATQSLNTGGVRIDKLEPNLTYRIALRTTSSAESKAVIGTPEAQYITNKESGVGFLRVGMEDPVKFRSVYTGTNYVPTSVITTNGDSAPRIQVPSQVRIQPFTAAPMMDASQVTSR; this is translated from the coding sequence ATGACCACCAAGAAGTTCACCCCGATCATCAAGCGCGGTCCCCGGCTGACACCCGGTGAAATCACCATCACCCCACCGGATGACCTCGGCATCGACATTCCGCCCTCGGGTATCCAGAAGGCGCTGCCCTGGGTGATGGGCGGCGGCATGCTCGGCATGATCGCGATCATGATCTTCACCGGGATCAGGCAGCTTTCGCCCTACATGCTGATGATGCCGCTGATGATGATCATGGCCACGGTCGGTTTCATGGCCGGCGGCGGACCTGGTGGCAAGCGCGTCCCCGAGATCAACGCCGACCGCAAGGAGTACCTGCGCTACCTGGCGGGGCTGCGAACCCGCGTGACCACCTCGGCTGCCGCCCAGGTCACCTTCTTCAACTATCACGCACCGCATCCCGAGGATCTGCTCTCGATCATCGGCACCAACCGGCAGTGGTCACGCCAGACCAACGCCGACTTCTATGCCGCCGTCCGCATCGGCGTCGGATCCGAGCCCGCCGTCGACCGTTTGCTCAAACCAGCTGTGGGCGGTGAGCTTTCGGGTCCGGCCGGCGCGCCGCAACCGCATCTGGAGCCGGTCAGCCACATGTGGTTGATCAAGTTCCTGCGTACCCACGGCCTCATCCACGACTGCCCGAAGCTGGTGCAGCTGAGAACGTTCCCGACCATCGCCGTCGGCGGCGACGGTGCAAGGGCGGCGGCATTGCTGCGCGCCATGATCTGCCATCTCGCGGTGTTCCATCCGCCGGACCTCTTGCAGATCAGGGTGCTGACCGACAATCCGGAGGATCCGGATTGGGCCTGGCTCAAATGGCTGCCGCACGTGCAGCATCAGACCGACACCGATTCCGCGGGCGCCACCCGGATGGTGTTCACCCGGCCCGACGGTCTGGCCGACCTGACCGCGCGTGGCCCGCACACCGCCGACGCGGCGCCTAGTGGGCCCTATGTCGTCGTGATCGACCTGACCGGTGGCAAGGCCGGGTTCCCCGTGGACGGGCGGGCCGGCGTCACCGTCATCACGCTCGGCAACCACCGCGGATCGGCTTACCGGATCCGGTTGGCCGACGACGGCACCGCCGACGACAGGTTGCCCAACCAGACCTTCCGGCTGGTTGTCAACACCGCCGACCAGATGACGCCCTCGGCGGCGGGTCGGGTAGCCCGCAAGCTGGCGGGGTGGTCGATCACCGGCACGATCATCGACAAGAACACCAGGGTGCACAAGAAGGTGGCCACCGAATGGCATCAGCTGGTGGGCGCCCAGTCGGTCGAAGAGGTCACCCCCGCCCGGTGGCGGATGTTCGCCGACACCGACCGCGACCGGCTCCGGATCCCGTTCGGCCATGAGCTCAAGACCGGCGACATCATGCATCTGGATATCAAGGAGGGCGCCGAGTTCGGTGCGGGCCCGCACGGGATGCTGATCGGCACGACCGGTTCGGGCAAGTCCGAGTTTCTCCGCACACTCATCCTCTCGCTGGCTGCCACTCACCATCCCGACCAGGTGAACCTGTTGCTCACCGACTTCAAGGGCGGCTCGACATTCCTCGGCATGGAGAAACTCCCGCACACCGCGGCGGTGGTCACCAACATGGAGGAGGAAGCCGAGCTGGTCAGCCGCATGGGCGAGGTCCTCTCCGGTGAACTCGACCGTCGCCAGTCCATCCTGCGCCAGGCCGGTATCCAGGTGGGCGCGGCCGGTGCGCTCTCCGGCGTCGCCGAATACGAGAAGCACCGCGAGCGCGGTGCCGACCTGGCCCCGTTGCCGACGCTGTTCGTCGTCGTCGACGAGTTCGCCGAGCTGCTGCAGAACCATCCGGACTTCATCGCGCTGTTCGACCGGATCTGTCGCGTCGGCCGCTCGCTGCGCGTGCACCTACTGCTGGCCACGCAGTCGCTCAATACCGGTGGCGTGCGCATCGATAAGCTCGAACCCAACCTGACCTACCGAATCGCGTTGCGCACCACGAGTTCGGCCGAATCGAAGGCCGTCATCGGTACCCCGGAGGCGCAGTACATCACCAACAAGGAAAGTGGTGTCGGTTTCCTGCGGGTCGGTATGGAGGACCCGGTGAAGTTCCGCAGCGTCTACACCGGGACCAACTATGTCCCGACGTCGGTGATCACCACCAACGGGGATAGCGCGCCCCGGATCCAGGTGCCCAGCCAGGTGCGGATCCAGCCGTTCACGGCCGCGCCGATGATGGATGCGTCGCAGGTGACGTCCCGATGA
- the eccA gene encoding type VII secretion AAA-ATPase EccA → MSDHLVALFGSAVGMLPSAPARSLELFTEITSADETACDAWVGRIRCGDSDRATLFRAWFSRNNFGQLAGAAEISMNSVGARIPIGGMFGDITYPVNSPLAITMAFAVREAAEGNHADAMEALDDAPAMGGEYLVSWIRAVIYGAAERWTDVIDEVRSAGSWPDKFLGAAAGVAHGVAATNLGLFTEAERRLTESNSSPAGEACAPAIAWYLAMARRSQGNEEAAVALLEWLQATHPSPKVTAALRDPSYRLVTTTAEKIAQRTDPWDPGSVVADTSGREKLLADAQAELDRQIGLSRVKEQIEKYRAATQMAKIRAARGMKVAQQSKHMIFTGPPGTGKTTIARVVANILAGLGVIPEPKLVETSRKDFVAEYEGQSSVKTSRTIDRALGGVLFIDEAYTLVQERDGRTDPFGTEALDTLLARMENDRDRLVVIIAGYSSDIDRLLETNDGLRSRFSTRIEFDSYAPEEIVDIAKVIAEANDSQLSEEAAKRVLDAATLLSDRSLGGKPALDIAGNGRYARQLVEAGEQSRDMRLARSLDFENLGVEELSEISGEDMAAAIDAVHTRLNIG, encoded by the coding sequence ATGAGTGATCACCTGGTAGCCCTCTTCGGCTCGGCGGTCGGCATGCTGCCCAGCGCTCCCGCCCGTTCCCTGGAACTGTTCACCGAGATCACCTCGGCGGACGAGACGGCATGCGACGCGTGGGTGGGTCGGATCCGCTGCGGTGACTCCGACCGGGCAACGCTGTTCCGGGCATGGTTCTCGCGGAACAACTTCGGGCAGCTGGCCGGCGCTGCCGAGATATCGATGAACAGTGTGGGGGCACGCATCCCCATCGGCGGGATGTTCGGTGACATCACCTATCCCGTCAACTCACCGCTGGCGATCACGATGGCGTTCGCCGTGCGGGAAGCGGCCGAAGGCAACCACGCCGACGCCATGGAGGCGCTCGACGATGCCCCGGCGATGGGCGGCGAGTACCTGGTGTCCTGGATCCGTGCGGTCATCTACGGCGCGGCGGAGCGGTGGACCGATGTCATCGACGAGGTGCGCTCCGCAGGGAGCTGGCCGGACAAGTTCCTGGGCGCGGCTGCCGGTGTGGCGCACGGCGTGGCGGCGACCAATCTCGGTCTGTTCACCGAGGCCGAGCGGCGACTCACCGAGTCCAACTCGTCGCCGGCGGGCGAGGCCTGTGCCCCTGCGATCGCGTGGTATCTGGCCATGGCGCGCCGCAGCCAGGGCAACGAGGAGGCCGCCGTGGCGCTGCTGGAATGGCTGCAGGCCACCCATCCGTCGCCGAAGGTGACCGCCGCACTGCGTGATCCGTCCTACCGCCTGGTCACCACGACCGCCGAGAAGATCGCCCAGCGCACCGACCCGTGGGATCCGGGCAGCGTCGTCGCCGACACCTCCGGTCGGGAGAAGCTGCTGGCCGACGCGCAGGCCGAGCTGGACCGCCAGATCGGCCTCAGCCGCGTCAAGGAGCAGATCGAGAAGTACCGTGCGGCAACGCAGATGGCCAAGATCCGCGCTGCCCGCGGGATGAAGGTGGCTCAGCAGTCCAAGCACATGATCTTCACCGGACCGCCGGGAACCGGCAAGACCACCATCGCCAGAGTGGTCGCCAACATCCTGGCCGGCCTCGGCGTGATCCCCGAGCCCAAGCTGGTGGAGACCTCGCGCAAGGACTTCGTCGCCGAGTACGAGGGACAGTCCTCGGTGAAGACCTCGCGCACCATCGACCGTGCCCTCGGTGGCGTGCTGTTCATCGACGAGGCCTACACCCTGGTGCAGGAGCGCGACGGGCGGACCGACCCGTTCGGTACCGAGGCGCTGGACACCCTGCTGGCACGCATGGAGAACGACCGCGACCGGTTGGTGGTGATCATCGCCGGTTACAGCAGTGACATCGACCGGTTGCTGGAGACCAATGACGGTCTGCGGTCCCGGTTCTCGACCCGCATCGAGTTCGACTCCTATGCCCCCGAGGAGATCGTCGACATCGCCAAGGTGATCGCCGAGGCCAATGACTCGCAGCTCAGCGAGGAGGCGGCCAAGCGGGTGCTCGATGCCGCGACGCTGTTGAGCGACCGTTCACTGGGTGGCAAACCGGCGCTCGACATCGCCGGAAACGGCCGGTACGCACGACAATTGGTGGAGGCGGGTGAGCAGAGCCGGGATATGCGGTTGGCACGGTCGCTGGACTTCGAGAACCTCGGTGTGGAAGAGCTCAGTGAGATCAGCGGTGAGGACATGGCGGCCGCGATCGACGCCGTGCACACCAGGCTGAACATCGGATAA